A genomic window from Quercus lobata isolate SW786 chromosome 10, ValleyOak3.0 Primary Assembly, whole genome shotgun sequence includes:
- the LOC115964978 gene encoding protein MAINTENANCE OF MERISTEMS-like has protein sequence MRHEDDDMIEFHKTPGSRCRDDTIMEITIQGGDDIVDLYNAVAIGFSPVSLAVSFSVSPVSLAVSLSVSRSLALSLSVCIFSLDSPDMDPHGAIQTLCTRQDKHRSSLLLDAHLEGEEVPGVLTCRNRDKGLLQGGVDGLDPRILAYITDAGLDGLLRVPRMDIDHALITALVERWRPETHSFHLPHGEMTITLQDMEVIMGVPVDGLPLVESIPSTGSWRDVCRRLLGCIPPPHRELRNNKKNTGVLEGASIKAKWLEDQFRDPLPVDAPEALVQKYARFYILELLGGTLFMDKSGERISVRYLQYFDPISNGKKYSWGSAALSWLYRHLCKASEKTAKQIGGALLLVQLWAWARFPHICPVMRHPHQALPPGPLAVRWKGAKITTEHSMHVLHAYRVSLTSLRPNQIVWEPYRNYLRSLPAYCTAGQRIWRSIVPLIHFWVVEGHHPERVLRQFGMKQGIPEDVDTSIELHKITLQGKHEKDWAQIHAPHIAKWAAHARIADAPAFHGEMNYNDEYLVWFRPRTIRHITKETSYWDILVESQLRIITKCEPESEIYTDCINTLEAVEEIGRLSLDRARYVGNTSEPAVRRGRQTGGRQGRGGCQSSQRHTSSRPPTSGQRHTPVPTSSRRPTSAQRPTSGSRHTPVPTSSRRHTPVPTSSRRHTPVPTSTRCHTPVHDHTMEEASQTTDEMWDDTAYDVGSMAHDDAGPSHTFAHRDTFGSPSMRSDGTCPPTSPSISPLPTTRTSPPLTAGPAPAVVHGRDEMRFMPTPRQPTPVAVPPEFVHTEFIQTQIPNPPPEPLHIEDRPRRPQRTRTHPPDCGTGHGKVRPIKEPVRRRKRE, from the exons ATGAGACATGAAGATGACGATATGATAGAATTTCACAAGACACCGGGAAGTCGGTGTAGAGATGATACAATAATGGAAATAACGATTCAAGGAGGAGATGATATTGTTGATCTCTACAATGCAGTAGCAATTGGTT TCTCGCCGGTCTCGCTCGCGGTCTCCTTCTCAGTCTCGCCGGTCTCGCTCGCGGTCTCCCTCTCAGTCTCGCGCTCGCTCGCACTGTCACTGTCGGTCTGCATCTTCAGTTTGGATTCACCAG ATATGGACCCACATGGAGCTATACAGACTTTGTGCACGAGGCAGGATAAGCATCGTTCAAGTTTGCTTTTGGATGCTCATTTGGAAGGCGAG GAAGTGCCAGGTGTATTGACTTGTCGTAACCGAGACAAAGGTCTGCTTCAAGGAGGGGTAGATGGGTTAGATCCACGAATTCTCGCTTATATCACTGATGCGGGGTTAGATGGGCTGCTTCGGGTCCCACGTATGGACATTGACCACGCATTGATCACAGCGTTGGTGGAGAGATGGCGGCCGGAGACGCACTCATTTCACTTGCCCCACGGTGAAATGACTATCACACTACAAGATATGGAGGTTATAATGGGGGTACCTGTAGATGGCTTGCCGTTGGTGGAATCTATACCCTCGACGGGCAGTTGGCGTGACGTCTGCAGAAGATTGCTAGGGTGTATACCGCCGCCACATAGAGAACttagaaacaacaaaaagaacACTGGAGTGCTGGAAGGGGCGAGCATAAAAGCCAAATGGCTTGAGGATCAGTTTCGCGACCCTCTCCCGGTTGACGCCCCTGAGGCGCTTGTGCAGAAGTATGCTCGTTTTTACATATTGGAGTTGTTAGGTGGTACGCTATTTATGGATAAGTCTGGAGAACGGATCTCAGTTAGGTATTTACAATATTTCGATCCAATCAGCAACGGAAAGAAGTATAGTTGGGGTAGTGCAGCACTAAGTTGGCTCTATAGACACCTCTGTAAGGCATCAGAGAAGACAGCCAAGCAGATTGGGGGTGCACTACTGTTGGTGCAGTTGTGGGCGTGGGCGAGGTTTCCCCACATATGTCCTGTGATGAGGCATCCACACCAGGCACTGCCTCCAGGTCCACTTGCTGTCAG ATGGAAAGGGGCTAAGATAACAACTGAACATTCGATGCACGTCCTACATGCCTATCGTGTGTCGCTTACTTCACTGCGGCCAAATCAG ATTGTTTGGGAGCCGTACAGAAATTATTTGCGTTCTCTACCCGCATACTGTACGGCAGGCCAACGTATATGGAGGTCTATTGTGCCGCTGATACATTTTTGGGTGGTTGAAGGCCATCATCCTGAACGTGTTCTCCGACAGTTTGGGATGAAACAAGGCATACCAGAAGATGTTGATACTTCAATTGAACTGCACAAGATCACCCTCCAGGGCAAGCACGAAAAAGATTGGGCccaaatacatgccccgcatATTGCTAAATGGGCTGCGCACGCCAGAATTGCCGATGCACCGGCCTTTCACGGGGAGATGAACTACAATGACGAGTATTTGGTTTGGTTTCGTCCCCGCACTATTCGCCATATTACAAAAGAGACTTCGTACTGGGACATTTTG GTTGAATCGCAGTTGCGCATTATAACGAAGTGCGAACCAGAGTCTGAGATCTACACCGACTGTATTAATACCTTGGAAGCTGTTGAAGAGATCGGTCGGTTATCCTTGGACCGTGCACGTTACGTGGGCAACACAAGTGAACCAGCTGTACGACGTGGTCGGCAAACAGGTGGACGTCAAGGGCGTGGAGGCTGTCAATCTAGCCAGCGTCATACATCTAGTCGGCCTCCCACATCTGGTCAGCGTCACACACCCGTGCCCACATCTAGTCGACGTCCCACATCTGCTCAGCGTCCTACATCTGGTTCGCGTCACACACCCGTGCCCACGTCTAGTCGGCGTCACACACCCGTGCCCACTTCTAGTCGGCGTCACACACCCGTGCCCACATCTACTCGGTGCCACACACCCGTGCATGACCACACCATGGAGGAAGCAAGTCAGACAACGGATGAGATGTGGGACGACACTGCTTATGACGTAGGCTCCATGGCACATGATGATGCGGGTCCATCCCATACGTTTGCCCATAGAGACACATTTGGGTCCCCATCCATGAGGAGCGATGGTACTTGCCCACCCACATCTCCTAGTATATCTCCGTTGCCCACCACCCGTACGTCTCCCCCACTGACTGCTGGCCCTGCTCCTGCAGTTGTACATGGTAGAGATGAGATGAGGTTCATGCCCACTCCTAGGCAACCCACCCCTGTTGCTGTCCCCCCTGAGTTTGTGCATACCGAGTTCATCCAGACGCAGATACCCAACCCCCCACCAGAGCCTTTGCACATCGAGGATCGGCCACGAAGGCCGCAACGCACACGGACACATCCTCCTGACTGTGGGACTGGACATG GCAAGGTGAGACCAATCAAGGAACCGGTGAGGAGAAGAAAACGAGAATGA
- the LOC115964979 gene encoding vacuolar protein sorting-associated protein 52 A-like: MMICLPEECFHVVANILFEGTKLRAYTKGVENNLRKVELDSIQDYIKESDNLVSLHDQIRECDRILSQMETLLSGFQLHISLSLCNDHFPFNGALYYSMSCTTNGILLRSRVS, encoded by the exons ATGATGAT TTGCTTACCGGAAGAATGctttcat GTAGTTGCAAACATACTATTTGAAGGTACAAAATTAAGGGCGTATACAAAGGGGGTTGAGAACAATTTACGGAAAGTTGAATTGGACTCGATTCAG GATTACATAAAAGAAAGTGATAATTTAGTGTCGCTTCATGATCAAATTCGTGAATGTGATAGAATCTTGTCACAGATGGAAACTCTCCTCAGTGGATTTCAA TTGCATATATCTTTGTCACTTTGCAATGATCATTTCCCCTTCAATGGCGCTtt GTACTACTCCATGTCTTGTACAACTAATGGGATTCTTCTTCGTTCCAGAGTCTCCTAG
- the LOC115963298 gene encoding uncharacterized protein LOC115963298 yields MVMDFPLDDNGATAFSSSSSSSPFLHPNCLAGFAGDSRSLSPRRTVLSKISKRSSATPIFAASNAMGNCQTRLEQSPEAHHGPHLMRKILVSALKRSSKLLSRRVIHYGQQVGAEFSTTK; encoded by the exons ATGGTAATGGACTTTCCGTTGGATGACAATGGTGCGACGGCGTTTTcgtcctcctcttcttcttcgcCCTTTCTCCACCCAAATTGCCTCGCAGGCTTCGCCGGAGACTCTCGGAGTCTAAGTCCCCGCAGAACTGTACTGTCGAAGATATCGAAGCGAAGCTCCGCCACGCCGATCTTCGCCgccag CAATGCGATGGGAAATTGTCAAACAAGGCTCGAGCAAAGCCCAGAAGCCCATCACGGTCCTCATCTAATGAGGAAGATCTTGGTTAGCGCCTTGAAGCGAAGCTCCAAGCTGCTGAGCAGAAGAG TAATCCATTATGGGCAGCAAGTTGGTGCCGAGTTCAGTACAACAAAGTGA
- the LOC115964980 gene encoding uncharacterized protein LOC115964980, with translation MEVLANFHLQATFEKSLDATFITLIPKKVDAVNVRDFRPTSLVGSIYKIVSKLLANRLRRVISGIISESQNAFVLDGQILDSILIANECLDSRLKARIPGGATPRRSSLPAPIVIVMKALSRLLDGAVLAGHILGFTVGTRSNTPLMVTRLLFADDTLIFCDASASQVDYLREILASFEAVLGLHINLAKSVLVLVGEVTNMRELVALPGFSQSHLPMTYLGLPLGAKFKDRAIWNSILERMERRLTSWK, from the exons atggAGGTTCTTGCTAACTTCCATTTGCAAGCTACCTTTGAGAAAAGCCTTGATGCAACTTTCATCACTCTCATTCCAAAGAAAGTAGATGCTGTCAATGTGAGAGACTTTAGGCCTACTAGTCTAGTGGGTAGTATCTATAAAATCGTTTCCAAGTTGCTGGCTAATAGGCTGAGAAGGGTGATTTCTGGAATTATCTCTGAGTCTCAAAATGCTTTTGTTCTGGATGGGCAAATCCTAGATTCTATCTTAATTGCTAATGAGTGTTTGGATAGTAGGCTCAAGGCAAGGATTCCTGGG GGGGCTACGCCAAGGAGATCCTCTCTCCCCGCTcctattgttattgttatgaaGGCTTTAAGCCGTTTGTTGGATGGTGCGGTTCTAGCTGGTCACATTTTGGGTTTCACTGTTGGTACAAGGTCTAATACCCCCCTCATGGTGACCCGTCTTCTCTTTGCGGATGACACTTTAATTTTCTGTGATGCTTCCGCAAGTCAGGTTGATTATTTGAGGGAGATCTTAGCCTCCTTTGAGGCAGTTTTAGGGTTGCACATTAACCTGGCTAAGTCAGTATTAGTTTTAGTTGGAGAGGTGACTAATATGAGGGAGCTTGTGGCATTGCCGGGTTTTAGTCAGTCACATTTGCCAATGACTTACTTGGGACTACCTTTAGGCGCTAAATTCAAGGATAGGGCGATTTGGAACTCTATCCTAGAGAGAATGGAACGAAGATTAACGAGTTGGAAGTGA